A single region of the Streptomyces caelestis genome encodes:
- a CDS encoding hemerythrin domain-containing protein, protein MSELHTPQAGGDATPDDDVVALLMRQHGDIRNLFDEVEAAEGDARQEAFRRLVRLLAVHETAEEEVVHPFVRRNVAGGDEVVEARLAEERSAKETLSALDDLETGDPKFLPRLRALRADVQEHARAEERYEFIHIRRNADAGALASLARGVKAAEAMAPTRPHPGVESAAANVALGPVAALMDRTRDAVRKAMGSG, encoded by the coding sequence ATGTCCGAGCTTCACACCCCGCAGGCCGGTGGCGACGCCACCCCGGACGACGACGTGGTGGCGCTGCTCATGCGCCAGCACGGGGACATCCGCAACCTCTTCGACGAGGTCGAGGCCGCCGAAGGCGACGCCCGGCAGGAAGCCTTCCGCCGCCTGGTACGGCTCCTCGCCGTCCATGAGACGGCGGAGGAAGAGGTGGTGCACCCGTTCGTCCGCCGCAATGTCGCCGGCGGTGACGAGGTCGTGGAGGCGCGTCTCGCGGAAGAGCGGTCGGCGAAGGAGACACTGAGCGCCCTGGACGACCTGGAGACCGGCGACCCGAAGTTCCTGCCGCGGCTGCGGGCGCTGCGGGCCGACGTCCAGGAGCACGCCCGCGCGGAAGAGCGCTACGAGTTCATCCACATCCGGCGCAACGCCGACGCCGGGGCGCTGGCCTCACTGGCCAGAGGGGTCAAAGCGGCCGAGGCCATGGCGCCCACCCGGCCGCACCCGGGCGTGGAGTCCGCCGCGGCCAACGTGGCCCTCGGGCCGGTCGCCGCCCTGATGGACCGCACCCGCGACGCCGTTCGCAAGGCCATGGGCAGCGGCTGA
- a CDS encoding LysR family transcriptional regulator, with protein MELTVWRTFVTVCRLGSLSAAAAELNHTQSAVSRQIAGLERQLGVPLMERHARGVRPTPAGEVFRRHALATLNEADRAVRAARDARDGALNRPLAVGATPSLAAGIVPEAIRDLLKHTGPIPWSLLPGLSAHLHNRVTAGDLDIAVVTDAPPGLPHDPRVERRFLGLDDMVVALPVGHPQAGRGPVHIQTLADQTWAEDNDGSAALLRQHAARAGVSARIDLTAADLPGKLALVATGHAIALIPGVLTCALRTDVTTATLVDPPARGIYTITPRRDPHPCAAPLLDRLTTAFTPDRPARATHQPTDTDS; from the coding sequence ATGGAGTTGACGGTATGGCGAACCTTCGTGACCGTGTGCCGGCTCGGGTCGCTTTCGGCGGCGGCCGCCGAGCTCAATCACACCCAGTCGGCTGTCTCCCGGCAGATCGCCGGACTGGAGCGGCAACTCGGCGTGCCTCTGATGGAGCGCCACGCGCGCGGTGTGCGTCCGACGCCTGCCGGTGAGGTGTTCCGGCGCCACGCCCTGGCCACGCTCAACGAGGCCGACCGCGCCGTCCGCGCCGCACGAGACGCTCGCGACGGCGCGCTCAACCGGCCGCTGGCCGTGGGGGCCACGCCCTCCCTGGCCGCGGGAATCGTCCCCGAGGCCATCCGGGATCTGCTGAAGCACACCGGACCCATCCCGTGGAGCCTGCTGCCGGGCCTGAGCGCACACCTGCACAACCGCGTGACCGCCGGCGATCTCGACATCGCTGTCGTCACCGACGCACCACCAGGGCTGCCCCACGACCCGCGTGTCGAACGACGGTTCCTCGGGCTGGACGACATGGTCGTCGCGCTTCCCGTCGGCCATCCGCAGGCCGGACGAGGGCCCGTGCACATTCAGACGCTGGCCGACCAGACCTGGGCCGAGGACAACGACGGCTCGGCGGCACTCCTGCGCCAGCACGCCGCCCGCGCCGGAGTCAGCGCCCGCATCGACCTCACCGCGGCCGATCTGCCGGGCAAGCTGGCCCTGGTCGCAACCGGCCACGCCATCGCGCTGATACCCGGCGTGCTGACGTGCGCACTGCGGACCGACGTCACCACCGCGACCCTCGTCGATCCCCCGGCCCGCGGCATCTACACGATCACCCCGCGCCGCGACCCCCACCCCTGCGCAGCGCCCCTGCTCGACCGACTCACCACAGCATTCACCCCGGACCGCCCCGCCCGAGCCACTCACCAGCCGACCGATACGGACTCCTGA
- a CDS encoding Hsp20/alpha crystallin family protein has translation MLIERPTGRFTRRLTLSDALDSETAEAAYDNGVLTLRIPLAAHARPRKIAISGSAPRQLTA, from the coding sequence GTGCTCATCGAGCGCCCCACCGGCCGGTTCACCCGCCGCCTGACCCTGTCCGACGCCCTGGACTCCGAAACCGCCGAGGCGGCCTACGACAACGGCGTCCTGACCCTGCGCATCCCGCTGGCCGCACACGCCAGGCCGCGCAAGATCGCCATCTCCGGCAGCGCACCCAGGCAGCTCACGGCCTGA
- a CDS encoding DnaJ domain-containing protein, which translates to MQGRGQGADLYSVLGVESSATAELITSAFRARVRELRPDTRVDAATAARFGEVREAYETLRDPVLRAAYDQVLRAAYDQTRERAYDRERAPAPPVRPARPARPARRYVVWLGTARPEPALRVGPVRWERASR; encoded by the coding sequence ATGCAGGGACGGGGCCAGGGAGCGGACCTGTACTCGGTCCTGGGGGTGGAGTCCTCGGCGACGGCCGAGTTGATCACCTCCGCCTTCCGCGCCCGGGTGCGCGAACTGCGCCCCGACACCCGTGTCGACGCGGCGACCGCCGCGCGGTTCGGCGAAGTGCGGGAGGCCTACGAGACGCTGCGCGACCCGGTCCTGCGCGCGGCCTACGACCAGGTCCTGCGCGCGGCCTACGACCAGACCCGAGAACGGGCGTACGACCGCGAGCGAGCCCCGGCCCCGCCCGTGCGGCCTGCGCGGCCTGCGCGGCCTGCGCGGCGGTACGTCGTGTGGCTCGGGACCGCACGCCCCGAGCCTGCGCTGCGCGTCGGCCCCGTCCGGTGGGAGCGGGCATCCCGGTGA
- a CDS encoding MFS transporter yields the protein MPSASSAASDSGRPVPSSLWRNGDFRRLWVGQTASQMGEHTGLVVLPLFAVLTLDASAGQLGVLRAVGQAPILVLSLFAGAWVDRWRTRTVMVLTDAGRALALGAAAAAGLFGWLGLPALFVIAFAVGALSVFFDVAYQASVVRLVQRDQLVRGNSALEGSRSAAQIGGPALGGALVSLLSAPIAAASSALFFALSFLSIRRIRGAESIPGRLERPPRVWRRIHEGLRFVVSDAVLRTVCLASAAFQFSFAALMTVYLLFLPRELHLSGTAVGLALAATGPGALLGSVLAARLPNRFGYGPVLVAAAVLGDGVFLCVPALHGSAAVTVLALLVVNFVFGVGGQLVNVAVMAVRQTVTPDGMQGRAAATITFVGMGLSPLGSLLGGFLAEEWGSRTSLLATAAGMLLSPVVMASSPLARLGRTLPVT from the coding sequence GTGCCGTCCGCTTCCTCCGCTGCGTCCGATTCCGGTCGCCCTGTCCCGTCGAGCCTGTGGCGGAACGGTGACTTCCGCAGACTGTGGGTGGGGCAGACGGCCTCCCAAATGGGGGAACACACAGGCCTGGTGGTTCTTCCGCTCTTCGCCGTCCTGACGCTCGACGCCAGTGCCGGCCAACTGGGTGTTCTGCGCGCCGTGGGTCAGGCGCCGATCCTTGTGCTTTCGCTCTTCGCCGGAGCATGGGTGGACAGGTGGCGGACCCGCACAGTGATGGTGCTGACCGACGCCGGCCGGGCCCTTGCCCTGGGTGCCGCCGCCGCAGCGGGCCTCTTCGGCTGGCTCGGCCTGCCCGCGCTTTTCGTGATCGCCTTCGCCGTCGGGGCTCTGTCCGTGTTCTTCGACGTGGCATACCAGGCGTCTGTCGTACGGCTGGTGCAACGCGATCAGCTGGTGCGGGGCAACAGCGCGCTCGAAGGCAGCCGGTCCGCGGCTCAGATCGGCGGTCCGGCACTCGGCGGAGCGTTGGTGTCCCTGCTGTCGGCGCCGATCGCTGCCGCCTCCAGCGCGCTGTTCTTCGCGCTGTCGTTCCTGTCCATCCGGCGGATCCGTGGGGCCGAATCGATCCCGGGGCGCCTGGAACGTCCTCCTCGGGTCTGGCGGCGGATCCACGAGGGTCTCCGTTTCGTCGTCAGCGATGCCGTGCTGCGGACCGTGTGCCTGGCCTCCGCCGCCTTCCAGTTCTCCTTCGCGGCCCTGATGACCGTCTATCTGCTCTTCCTGCCGCGGGAACTGCATCTGTCCGGCACCGCCGTCGGGCTGGCACTCGCGGCGACGGGACCGGGCGCGCTCCTGGGCTCCGTGCTGGCCGCCCGCCTGCCGAACCGGTTCGGGTACGGCCCGGTACTCGTGGCCGCGGCGGTACTCGGGGACGGCGTGTTTCTGTGTGTACCCGCGCTGCACGGTTCCGCTGCGGTGACCGTTCTCGCACTCCTCGTGGTCAACTTCGTGTTCGGGGTCGGCGGCCAGTTGGTGAACGTGGCGGTCATGGCCGTCCGGCAGACCGTCACTCCAGACGGAATGCAGGGCCGCGCGGCCGCGACGATCACGTTTGTCGGCATGGGACTGTCCCCGCTGGGCTCCCTGCTCGGCGGATTCCTCGCTGAGGAGTGGGGGTCGCGCACCAGTCTCCTGGCGACCGCCGCCGGCATGCTGCTGTCCCCGGTGGTGATGGCTTCGTCCCCGCTCGCACGCCTGGGACGGACGCTTCCGGTCACGTAG
- a CDS encoding molecular chaperone DnaK — MSTSVRRTRWSRSSKAASPPKLIKDNADKIPADARNETETALAGLKEKLKGEDTVAIRQAIDRTAQDAQRIGTALYQKSRAEQPTGEPRATAGDGTVGGSSEDDVVDAEIVDDDKPEAG; from the coding sequence GTGTCGACCTCGGTACGACGGACTCGGTGGTCTCGGTCCTCGAAGGCGGCGAGCCCACCGAAGCTCATCAAGGACAACGCGGACAAGATCCCGGCGGACGCGAGGAACGAGACGGAGACGGCGCTGGCAGGGCTGAAGGAGAAGCTGAAAGGAGAGGACACCGTGGCGATCCGGCAGGCGATCGACCGTACGGCGCAGGACGCGCAGAGGATCGGCACGGCGCTGTACCAGAAGTCGCGGGCCGAGCAGCCGACGGGTGAGCCCCGGGCGACCGCCGGCGACGGTACGGTCGGCGGCTCGTCCGAGGATGACGTGGTGGACGCCGAGATCGTCGACGACGACAAGCCGGAGGCTGGCTGA